In Salinibaculum sp. SYNS191, the genomic window AGGCCGACGACGAGGTCGGCATCTACGAGGTGAAGCCGGTCAGCATCGACGCCATCGAGATTCCGGAGGTCGAGGAACCGGCAGCGGACCCGTCCGGGGGCGCGATTGCCGAGGCTGAACCAGATGACGGCGAGGAGAGTGCCGCCGACGCGGAGACCACCGTCGAGACGGAACCGGTCGCCGCCGACGAACCGCCCGAGACTGACGACGGGGACGAACCGGCTGCGACCGACAGTCCAGATGACGCGCCAGCGGCCGATGCGGACGCGCCCCCCACGTCGGAGTCGTCCGAGGGGCCCGTGAGTGACCGGAGTCCGGAGCCGTCCGAGCCCGCGGACCCCGCGAATGCGCAGAGTGACCCGAACGGCGACGAGGTGCCGGCGTCCGGCGAGGGAGTGGACAGGGACGACCGGAAGCCGGAACCGGCGACCGGGGAGCCATCGTCGCCGCCGGAGAGCAGGGACACAGACGTAGCGACGGAGCCACCGGGCGAGCCGTCGAGACAGGGGACGACTCCGGAGCCCCGGAGCAGTTCGGAAACGGGACCGGTCGGGACCGACCCCGACACCTCGAATCGGCAAGCGTCGACGGGTCAGCAGCCGACGCCGGGCGGGGAGCCGAGTCCCCAGCCGTCGACGGCTGGACGGTCCCCCGGGAGGGAGTCCGGGCAGGCAGCGGACCAGGTTGGGGCACCGACAGACGCACGTCCCGCTCCGGGGTCGCCGGACGACCTGGAGATGAAGGCGATTCCGTCGCTGGACCCGGAGCGAAGCGAGACGGTCCGCGGGTCCCAGGCCGGGAGCGAAGCCGGCCAGCGCGGCGACGCGCCCGGGCGCGGCCGCGAGGAGTCGCGCGACCGCGCGCCCGAACAGTCGCGTGACAGCGGGCGGGCCGATGATACCGCCACGCGTGAGGAGCCACAGCAGCCGCAGCGTCAGTCGCGCCAGCACCAGTCGACGCCCGGGGACGCCCCGTCGACGGACTCGCCCGGGTCCGACGGGGAGACGGCCGAGCAGTCCACAGCGGAGTCGAGCGCGGAGCCGACGCAGGAGGACAGCGAGGAGGTGGAGACCCTCCGGTCGGAGCTGGCCGAGCGCCGCGCGGAAATCGAGCGCCTGGAGAGCGACCTGCAGGCGGCGACGGACGCGCGAGACGAGGCGCGCGCGAACCTGGCGACGGTCCAGGAGGAGCGCGACGAACTGGAGCGGGAGGTCGAGCGTCTGGAGAGCGAACTCCGGCGGCTGGAGGAGGAACTCGGAGCGAAGACCGACGCCGAGCGCCGCATCACGCCCCAGGAGGCACTGCAGGGGACGGACCTGTTCGTGCGCTACCGCTCGAAGGGCGAGAGCACGCTCCAGAAGGCCCACGATTCGGGACAGCGCCGGGAGGACGTCACCGACAACCTCCGCCTGGAGAAACACACCCAGTTCGACGCCGCGGCGGCGTCGGTCGGGGGCCAGGCCTACGACCAGTTCCTCGAAGAGACCGTCGAGTACAGTTTCGTGAAGTGGGTCGTGGAGGACCTGCTGTTCGAGATACAGAGCACGGGCCACACGGAGACGCTGCAGGACCTCTACGACGCGCTCCCGGAGATAAACCGCATCGAACTCAACGGGGTCGTCACCACGACGGACGCGGAGGAGAACGAGCGCCAGGAGACGTTCGACCTGGTCTTCCGCGCGCGGATGGGCGACCCACTGCTGGTGGCGAACATCAACGACTCCAGACAGGGGGCGAGCGAGGCGATGATGGAATCACTCATCACGGCCGCCGAGCGGGTCGGCCGGACCAGCGACGCCTTCGCCGCCGCGTTCCTCGTCACCCAGAGCTTCTTCGAACCGGAGGCCCTGGAGACGGTGGCCGACGCGACGCGCGGGGGGCTGCTCAGTCGTGACAAGCGCAAGAGTTTCGTGAACCTCTCCCGCAAGCGCGGGTACCACCTCTGTCTCGTCGAGGCGAGAAACGAGAACTTCCACCTAGAAGTGCCGGAACTCTAGCCTTCGATTTCCGCCACACCCTCGATTTTCATGCCCTCGAGCTTCTCGATGATGTGGTCGATTTTTCCGTCTAGGTCCTCGACGAACTCCTCTGTCTCCTCCGTCGTGATTGCACCCTGACTGGACGGCTCGATGAGGGACTCCTCTTCGAGGACGCGGAGCGAGTAGCGCACCTTGTGATGCGGGTATCCCGTCTCGTTAGACATCTTCACGATGCCGATCGGTTCGTTCTCGATGACCATCCGCAGCACCTGCAGATGGCGTTCCAGCATGTCGACTTCCTTCTCAAGTCTGTCTATCATGGCAATTGTTAACTTGTATTGGCCGGATTTAAAAGTTGCTTTCGTGGCAGCCGTTTCGTGTGCGACACAGTCCCAGGGTTGGGTCTCGACGGTAATGAATGGTGGGGTTTGGTCCCAGTTGCCGAGGAATGACGCCACATCCGTCGCAGAGTTCCTACCATGGTGACTGCTAACAGATTGGGGCTTCTCAGAGCGGATACTTAAATACAACTGTTCACATACAGCGGCGGGGCTGGACCGTAATCTGTTTACCGGGACGGGCGGAACGTCGCCGTGATGACCGTTACAATCGTGGGCGCACAGCTCGGAGACGAAGGGAAGGGCGGCATCGTCGACCTGTTCGGCGACGCGGCGGACGTCGTCGCGCGCTACCAGGGCGGCGACAACGCCGGCCACACCGTCGTCCACCAGGGCGAGGAGTACAAGCTCTCGCTCGTCCCGAGCGGCGCCATCCGCGGCAAGGTCGGCGTACTCGGCAACGGGTGCGTCGTCAACCCGCGAACGCTGTTCGACGAACTCGACACGCTGCGCGACCGCGGCCTCGACCCCGACGTGCGGGTCGCCGAGCGTGCGCACGTCATCCTCCCGTACCACCGCGTCCTCGACGGCATCGAGGAAGAGGTCAAAAGCGAGACCGACGACGAGGTCGGCACGACGGGCCGCGGCATCGGCCCGACCTACGAGGACAAGGCCGGCCGCCGCGGCGTCCGCGTCGGCGACCTGCTCGACTCGGACGTGCTCCGCGACCGCCTCGAATACGTTGTCCCCCAGAAGCGTGCGCTCGTCGAGGACGTCTACGGCCTCGA contains:
- a CDS encoding DUF7527 domain-containing protein, which encodes MSTRVVERVDDWDEQSFSGGYSGLHDLADREFSGVVRAGGAELFVTKGVVIGIRRGTIESFEDASGSVYTAPTPALPLLAIMQERSEEVRAQYYTEETPVSEVDRTLEDGGFTGFVELSENVLSGDYYLVYHRGRSMSVAFVGNSKRLIEGDEAFEQADDEVGIYEVKPVSIDAIEIPEVEEPAADPSGGAIAEAEPDDGEESAADAETTVETEPVAADEPPETDDGDEPAATDSPDDAPAADADAPPTSESSEGPVSDRSPEPSEPADPANAQSDPNGDEVPASGEGVDRDDRKPEPATGEPSSPPESRDTDVATEPPGEPSRQGTTPEPRSSSETGPVGTDPDTSNRQASTGQQPTPGGEPSPQPSTAGRSPGRESGQAADQVGAPTDARPAPGSPDDLEMKAIPSLDPERSETVRGSQAGSEAGQRGDAPGRGREESRDRAPEQSRDSGRADDTATREEPQQPQRQSRQHQSTPGDAPSTDSPGSDGETAEQSTAESSAEPTQEDSEEVETLRSELAERRAEIERLESDLQAATDARDEARANLATVQEERDELEREVERLESELRRLEEELGAKTDAERRITPQEALQGTDLFVRYRSKGESTLQKAHDSGQRREDVTDNLRLEKHTQFDAAAASVGGQAYDQFLEETVEYSFVKWVVEDLLFEIQSTGHTETLQDLYDALPEINRIELNGVVTTTDAEENERQETFDLVFRARMGDPLLVANINDSRQGASEAMMESLITAAERVGRTSDAFAAAFLVTQSFFEPEALETVADATRGGLLSRDKRKSFVNLSRKRGYHLCLVEARNENFHLEVPEL